A genomic stretch from Chaetodon auriga isolate fChaAug3 chromosome 17, fChaAug3.hap1, whole genome shotgun sequence includes:
- the anxa14 gene encoding annexin A2 isoform X2, which translates to MDTEYLKSFEMCWGTLGTVRRFSNFHPERDAIEVQAALERKDALTLVRILTNRNNAQRQVIAQTFEEITQKDMAAGVKKALAGELETLLLELLMPPVGYEAHRLQQAMAGLGTDEETLLEILCTRSRKQLQEISAAYQHLYKKDLEKELRGETSGDFAKLVVALLNKENVAGVVQRDIEYLSVSLNGKKADAGPWIDILTSRDTNHLDKVLMGLELESGQTVEQAVEKKFTGDLRLGLKVLVQCIQNPYDYLAKRLTTMKKQFKGDHLQALLAICRSED; encoded by the exons ATGGACACTGAATACTTAAAATCTTTT GAGATGTGCTGGGGAACTCTTGGAACGGTGCGACGTTTCTCCAATTTCCACCCTGAGCGGGACGCTATAGAGGTCCAGGCGGCGCTGGAGAGGAAAG ATGCCTTGACTCTGGTGAGGATCCTCACGAACCGGAACAATGCTCAGAGACAAGTGATCGCCCAGACGTttgaagaaataacacaaaag GACATGGCAGCCGGGGTGAAGAAAGCTCTAGCTGGAGAACTGGAGACTctactgctggagctgctgatgcCTCCTGTGGGGTATGAGGCTCATCGCCTGCAACAGGCCATGgca ggtttaGGCACAGATGAGGAAACACTTCTGGAGATCCTGTGCACACGATCCCGAAAGCAGCTTCAAGAAATTAGTGCTGCATACCAACATT tgtaTAAGAAGGACCTGGAGAAGGAACTGAGAGGAGAAACCAGTGGAGACTTTGCTAAGCTGGTTGTGGCTTTGCTGAAT AAAGAAAACGTTGCCGGTGTTGTTCAAAGAGACATTGAG TATCTTTCTGTGTCACTAAATGGGAAAAAAGCTGATGCTGGACCTTGGATTGACATACTGACCTCGAGAGATACAAACCATCTTGATAAGG TGCTGATgggactggagctggagagcgGACAGACGGTGGAGCAGGCTGTGGAGAAAAAGTTTACAGGAGACCTTCGACTGGGTTTGAAGGTTCTAG TACAGTGCATTCAAAACCCCTATGACTACCTCGCCAAAAGACTGACGACCATGAAG aaacaGTTCAAAGGAGATCATCTGCAGGCTCTGCTGGCCATCTGTCGCTCTGAAGATTGA
- the anxa14 gene encoding annexin A2 isoform X1: MDTEYLKSFEMCWGTLGTVRRFSNFHPERDAIEVQAALERKDALTLVRILTNRNNAQRQVIAQTFEEITQKDMAAGVKKALAGELETLLLELLMPPVGYEAHRLQQAMAGLGTDEETLLEILCTRSRKQLQEISAAYQHLYKKDLEKELRGETSGDFAKLVVALLNKENVAGVVQRDIEYLSVSLNGKKADAGPWIDILTSRDTNHLDKVLMGLELESGQTVEQAVEKKFTGDLRLGLKVLVQCIQNPYDYLAKRLTTMKTPIVQGIMVSHCEVDLLSIRAAYLKLTGTSLYTALQKQFKGDHLQALLAICRSED, from the exons ATGGACACTGAATACTTAAAATCTTTT GAGATGTGCTGGGGAACTCTTGGAACGGTGCGACGTTTCTCCAATTTCCACCCTGAGCGGGACGCTATAGAGGTCCAGGCGGCGCTGGAGAGGAAAG ATGCCTTGACTCTGGTGAGGATCCTCACGAACCGGAACAATGCTCAGAGACAAGTGATCGCCCAGACGTttgaagaaataacacaaaag GACATGGCAGCCGGGGTGAAGAAAGCTCTAGCTGGAGAACTGGAGACTctactgctggagctgctgatgcCTCCTGTGGGGTATGAGGCTCATCGCCTGCAACAGGCCATGgca ggtttaGGCACAGATGAGGAAACACTTCTGGAGATCCTGTGCACACGATCCCGAAAGCAGCTTCAAGAAATTAGTGCTGCATACCAACATT tgtaTAAGAAGGACCTGGAGAAGGAACTGAGAGGAGAAACCAGTGGAGACTTTGCTAAGCTGGTTGTGGCTTTGCTGAAT AAAGAAAACGTTGCCGGTGTTGTTCAAAGAGACATTGAG TATCTTTCTGTGTCACTAAATGGGAAAAAAGCTGATGCTGGACCTTGGATTGACATACTGACCTCGAGAGATACAAACCATCTTGATAAGG TGCTGATgggactggagctggagagcgGACAGACGGTGGAGCAGGCTGTGGAGAAAAAGTTTACAGGAGACCTTCGACTGGGTTTGAAGGTTCTAG TACAGTGCATTCAAAACCCCTATGACTACCTCGCCAAAAGACTGACGACCATGAAG ACACCAATAGTGCAGGGGATTATGGTGTCTCACTGTGAGGTAGATCTGCTGAGTATCCGAGCTGCTTACCTGAAATTAACAGGCACTTCTCTCTACACTGCTCTGCAG aaacaGTTCAAAGGAGATCATCTGCAGGCTCTGCTGGCCATCTGTCGCTCTGAAGATTGA